One Paenibacillus thermoaerophilus genomic window carries:
- a CDS encoding peptidylprolyl isomerase — MTRRSRRHRTWFAALTTAALAAALAACGDAKDNGAQPSAPASSPSPAASPAHSQAPATTKKQWSRPPEMQIDQSKTYEAVVETTKGSFTIALAADKAPQTVNSFVFLAKENYFENIKFHRIIKGFMVQTGDPKGDGTGGPGYKLKDELDPPPKYELGTVAMAKAGPNTAGSQFFICVSEDCGGLNGRPEYTVFGKVTEGMDNVLKIADTPVTFSDTGEPSKPKEDVLIQKVTIKEK, encoded by the coding sequence ATGACAAGACGCAGCAGACGCCATCGAACCTGGTTTGCCGCTTTGACGACAGCCGCGCTTGCAGCCGCTCTGGCCGCGTGCGGCGACGCCAAGGACAACGGCGCGCAGCCGAGCGCGCCGGCGTCGAGTCCGTCGCCGGCCGCCAGCCCGGCACATAGCCAGGCTCCCGCAACGACAAAGAAGCAATGGAGCCGTCCGCCGGAGATGCAGATCGACCAGTCCAAGACTTATGAGGCGGTCGTCGAGACGACCAAAGGCTCGTTTACGATCGCCCTGGCAGCCGACAAGGCTCCCCAGACGGTTAACAGCTTCGTCTTTTTGGCGAAGGAAAACTATTTCGAGAACATCAAGTTCCACCGGATCATTAAAGGGTTTATGGTCCAGACCGGCGACCCGAAGGGGGACGGCACCGGCGGTCCCGGCTACAAGCTGAAGGACGAGCTGGACCCGCCGCCGAAGTACGAGCTGGGCACGGTGGCCATGGCCAAAGCGGGCCCGAATACGGCGGGCAGCCAGTTTTTCATCTGCGTCAGCGAGGATTGCGGCGGACTGAACGGCAGACCCGAGTATACCGTCTTCGGCAAAGTAACGGAAGGCATGGACAACGTGCTGAAGATCGCGGATACGCCGGTCACGTTCAGCGACACCGGAGAGCCCAGCAAGCCGAAGGAAGACGTGTTGATCCAGAAGGTTACCATTAAGGAGAAATAA